The Saccharothrix violaceirubra genome segment CGGCCGGTACGCCGTTCCGGAGTCGACCAGCAGCGAGGCCACGGCCGACAGCACGACGAGTGCGGCGGCCAGCCAGGCGTCCGAACGGGTGGGCATGGTCCATGGTGCACCGGCGACCTCCGGTGCGGTCAACGCTCGTGCGGGTGTTCCGCCTCCCTCTCCCGAGCCAGACGACCCACCGCGTCACGAGCGGCGACTTCGCGACGCGGGCTCCCTAGCGTTCCCGGCGAACCCAAGGGAGGAAGTCCATGACGACGTACACGGTGACGAGACGCCGTTCGGTGGGCGTGTGGTGGTTGGCGTTGTCGGCCGCCGCGATCGCGGTGTACGCGCCGCTGCCGTACCTGACCGGGTCGCTCGAGCAGATCGCGTCGGACGGCACCGGGCTCGCGGAGCACTACCTGAAGCAGCCCGACTGGGTGCGCGTGGCGATGTACCTGCACATCGTGTTCAGCGGTGTCGCGCTGTTGCTGTCGCCGGCGCAGTTGTCGGCACGGATCCGCGCACGCGCGCCGGGCGTGCACCGGGTGGTGGGACGGATCACGCTCACGGCGATGGTCGTCGGCGGTCTGGGCGGACTGGCGCTGGCGCCGTACGGGTACGAGGGCGTGCCCGGTGCGCTCGGGTTCGGGCTGCTCGCGATCCTGTCGGTGGTGTTCCCGCTGCTGGGGTTGCGTGCCGTTCGCGCGGGGCGGATCGCGGAGCACCGGCGGTGGATGATCCGGGCGTTCGCGCTGATCTACGCGGGTGTGACGCTGCGGGTGTGGATGATCGTGCTGACCGCCGCCGGTCTGGAGTTCGACGAGGGGTACCCGCTGATGCCGTTCGGGTGCTGGGTGCCGAACCTGCTGGTCGCCGAACTGG includes the following:
- a CDS encoding DUF2306 domain-containing protein, with the translated sequence MTTYTVTRRRSVGVWWLALSAAAIAVYAPLPYLTGSLEQIASDGTGLAEHYLKQPDWVRVAMYLHIVFSGVALLLSPAQLSARIRARAPGVHRVVGRITLTAMVVGGLGGLALAPYGYEGVPGALGFGLLAILSVVFPLLGLRAVRAGRIAEHRRWMIRAFALIYAGVTLRVWMIVLTAAGLEFDEGYPLMPFGCWVPNLLVAELVLRRRG